The following proteins are co-located in the Deltaproteobacteria bacterium genome:
- a CDS encoding 2-isopropylmalate synthase yields PASASGDGGYDSFMKALAKAVRGFDLKLPQLVDYKVRIPPGGKTGALVETLISWQTSARAQPFSTIGVDPDQLAAAVIATEKMLNLIAARRKARP; encoded by the coding sequence CCCCCGCCTCCGCCTCCGGAGACGGCGGCTACGACTCGTTCATGAAGGCGCTCGCCAAGGCCGTGCGCGGCTTCGACCTGAAGCTGCCGCAGCTGGTCGACTACAAGGTCCGGATCCCGCCCGGCGGAAAGACGGGCGCGCTGGTCGAGACGCTGATCAGCTGGCAGACGAGCGCGCGCGCGCAGCCGTTCAGCACGATCGGGGTCGATCCGGATCAGCTGGCCGCTGCTGTGATCGCGACGGAGAAGATGCTGAACCTGATCGCGGCGCGGCGGAAAGCACGACCTTGA